AATTTCCTTGACTATTGACtctttggaggaggaggatctggGAAATTATTCCTGTTATGTGGAAAATGGTAACGGCCGTCGCCAAGCTACCATCCAGCTCTTCAGGCGGGGTAAGGGCTCTTTGACATTGAGgagtgtttttgcatttttcttttactgtaagCAGCATTAAGGTTGGAAAAATCATCTTATTCCTCACTGTCTGACAGCCtcatatatatattctgtatcaGCTTGTTCCAACTCTTCATTAAAGCTATATGATGAATGAAAGATTAAAAGCCTGGCTGCGCCATTtcatcaaatacaaatattctAGATGTCTTGTACATAATTTATTCAGCCTGACACATTTGGCATTTGTGGAAACTTTGAGATTTCCAGTAAATTAAGCAAACTTTAGCTGcacagcatgtgtttgtttctgttgaccAGTGTGTCAAAggttaaagctgctataatcaatattttcatattaacagtCAGTGTGCAATGTGAAAGGAGTTGCTCATAGTGACGATCCTACAGAGAATTCTGACTGTGCAGTTCTCCTCAGCTCTAaggagtgtttttattttgtattcattttgaATCTCTCAACTTTACTGTTGTGGTTTCAGTCTAACTGCACTCATCAGCATCATTCTCGAAAACAGCAGGAAAGTGTTCTCAGATAAAAAGCTGTAAGAACCCACTACCTTTGTGACTGACACACAGTCAGTCTTAGTAGTTAGTAGCTGTTGATCAAAGGTGGAGCATTTAGCTTCTAAAGAGatacattttgtgtttacagcttgtttttacTGCCCGAAATggcccaaaaaaaaatcagttattgccTGTCAAAAGTTTTCAGGTGTACACACTACAACCATGTCTGTTTCTTTAAGAACATAtcacattttggatttttttttaacaggataAGGAAGACTTTATATATCCCCTGCATACCTTAAAAGgccaataaaatgaatattagaGGGCCAAAACAGCAGCGCTGTCTTTCTGAGACACAGTgtttatgaaaaaatgtcaggTATTATGTgccaagtctttttttaaaggacTAGTTTCACATTGTGCATACAGTTATATAAGAAGCTATATATTACTCGATATAACTCTCTAAGACTGGAAACTaactctttatgctaagctaagctaaccaactgctggctgtagcttcatattaagCAGATAGATATAAGAATGATTATCTCATCTAACTATCAACAAGAAAGCAAAGTcatgtgtttcccaaaatgtggaactattcctttaatgtaGTCATTATTTAGTCTTATATTAAGTCTTAAATTAGGgagtaaaataaacatcaagtCAGCTGTGTGATTAAATAACGTCACATATGACCCCCCCTTCTTGACTTACAGGCATGAGCAGGGGCACAGACATTAcagcaaactgtaaaacagtATCTCTTGTTCTGcgtttctcattttttatttcctctcccaTCCACTCTTCTGTTAACAATCTGTGCTCAAGCTCCATTTAGTTGTGTTGTTCCTCTCTACATGTACCCTTGCAGCTGTGGAGCTATTTTGGCTCTCTAGCATGACTTGTCTGAAGCTCTTTTCATGCACTGGTTGTCACCCTACAAAGAGAGGTAATTTGAGGCTGTTTAAACAGCAAATTGGTCCTCAGCTTTTCCCAACAGGCCAATAACTTCAgcatacaattacattttaagtctttatctgtctgtccCCCCACTttaatctctgtctctgtgaccATTCTTTATAGACGGCGCAATTCCTTTTGAGTGGTCTTTGTAGACTGGAGACAGCTTCATTTAACTTTCTGTCAAAGAAGCATTTCCAAGGAGAGGGATGCTAAGGCTTCAAGAAAGACTTCAAAtcgctgtctctctttctctctcccctctctctctttgtctgtctttctttctctgccacATTATtctcatgtttatttcatgtttcccCTCCCAGAATGCATCACTCATAAGCCCTGCAGCAGGTTTATGAATGTCCCTGCAGGCTGCCTTTCCTTCCAtctgagaagaaagagaaaaatggaaagagagTGGGCAGAAGGGAAGTGGTGGTCAGTGGAACATAAACAACTCAGAGACTGAGTATGATTGCTGTTGATTAGTTAGAAGCATTAAAGTTAGGGACAGAGCCAATAAAAATGCATATTAGAGGGCTAAACGGTAGTGCTGTCTTTCTGAGACAGTGTTAgtttatgaaaaaatatcaagGATTTTACACAAACTCATCCAGAATATCTGTACTTGTTGGCATTATTGCATAGAGTTATGTAAGAacatcaataccactctcatgtctgttgggtaaatatgaagctaacaCATTCAGCcggttagtttagcttagcacaagtTACATGGCCTAGTCCAGAAATAGTTGGGCACATAAccccctgtaaaaccacaacataTCATTTCCACACTTAGGATTTTGTTTGATTAAGCAAACAAGGTAAATTATTGAGTTTTACATGTGCTGaactgtggattttgttacaGCGGACAGAACGAGGCTACGTATTTTGCCCTGTTACCAGTCTTTatgataagctaagctaactagctgctggcaACAAGATTTCCCAAAATCTTGAACTATGCCTTTAACACAGTCATTACTTTGTCAAATGTAAAGTCTTACATTAAACCTGGTTGGGGTAAAGATAAACAATAAATCTTTACCTGtttattaaacaacaaaaaatggaCTGTGTGATTGATTAACATCACTTCTTTCTGATGCAGCCTCATGTTTTAGTGGTTTTCTTTGTGATATCttgaaaataacaatgaaacTACTTCAGGTAAATAACAATGAgtaaaattgaaaacaaatgagaatatCTCATAACCCTGGTGCAATCTGAActtgttttaatataattatatatatttcttgaCTTCATACTGATGCAATTATAATTTGTAAAAATACCTACCTGTACAAGGTACATAATCTGTGATAGTATAGATAGTGCCTGGCAGTTGCTATGGCAGCTGTGCGTGGTTCCAGcccacagtgtgacagagaTATAAGGTGAAACTGTTCTAGCTGAGCCAACCAGGTAAATGCTGCTTTAATACACACCATAACTCATCCTTCCCCAAGCCAGATCTctggggagatggagagaagataatagagaagagaaatgaatggaaagacagagagagaagggagggatggaaatgccagagagagaggaagagtaaGTGAGATGAATAAACTGAAGCCTCTTGTTTTGAAAATGCCTCCATCCATGTCCAAAATTGTCACAAGTCCCACTATGGACGACAGCCAAGGTGCAGATCTGTGTCATTGCTGCGCTGCTCCAAAGAAATGAATCCAATTTctcataatctttttttttttcccccacgtCTCCCTGCACTGTGCCCTCTCATTTTTCCCAAACTCATTATGAGCCTCGTGTCTCTTCCCACTGAAGATTGATGCTCCTTCACTTTGAGCTGAGCTCTGAAAGTACTGATGATCGTTCAGCATCCCcgcaaatgtaaatgtgttcttTAACTGCCTCATTCTTTGAGtctaatgagagagagaaaaaaaaggaataagaaaaaaaaacaactctcgAGTCCAACCTGGTGCCGAATCAATAACCTCTTTTTGTGTATTCATAACACACGTAACTGTGAATGAAGTTCGACCCATGATTGTCTCAGCATTTTTAAACATcttctgttctgtgtgttttgtcctcaGCAGAGCTCATGTACACGGTGGAGCTGGCAGGAGGGCTGGGAGCGATCCTGTTGCTGCTCATCTTTCTCATCTCCCTCTACAAATGCTACAAGATCGAGCTGATGCTTTTCTATAGGAGGCACTTTGGCAGCGAGGACGTGGATGGAGGTAGAGACAGAGCGTCTTAAAaaaatttctctctctgcccgAGGCCCATTTTTCTTCATCGGGTCTTTCTTGTCCAAACTTCAATGTCATGCAAGCATTGATGACTGTGTATGTGcctttgttggtttgttttcatgtgtgtgaatgtgtgtgtctatctgtttacctgtgtgaatacggttttgtgtgtgtgtgtgtgtgtgtgtgtgtgtgtgtgtgtgtgtgtgtgtctcttcctgCTGCACGTGATGGTGTGTGTACGTTGCTACAATGGCTGCATAGGGAACAGCGGAGACAGATTTTCAATTTGTTGCCCATTTAAAAAGAGATCAGTCTCAATAAGTCATGGAATGATGCCCACTCTTTGCTGTCAAAGGCCAGATTGTGGTACAAGGGGACTGGATAGGCTCGAAGCTCCTTCCCTGAACGGCAAATAGGAGCATAAACAGCCTGAAATTGGAGGgcaactttttgttttctttacagaaCATAGTTAACTTTAGCGTCAGTAACGGATTTGTCTGTTTATATCCCagtatctttctttttttgctttgtattttgagcttgcctgttttcttttcaaaaattCTGGAAAGACTGAActcatttttaaatcactggATTGTTTCTACAGTAGCATGAATTATCTATTACACACTGTTTTGTTGACTCAAACTTCCACATGATTAAGTCATACCGTCAGGGACCACTGATACAAGCTGTTTTTGATTTTCCAAGTTTGCTAGGTGGTTAATTTGCAAGGTTGGTTGCTAATTTGAAAGCGTTGTTTGATGTTTGGATCCTTTCTGAGCACAGCCCTGGCCTTTCCAGTGAGTTTCAAAGCTGCATGCGCTCCTCAAAGACTCTGTGAAAAAgcccctctctttcctttttggCTGGCCCACATTCCAGTTTCTACAGAGCATAATGACTAGGGCTTACTGAACATGTCACCAGTAGAGCTTTTTCCCCATCGTCTATCTTCTTGCTTTTTCAGTTCTTCCCCCTTTCCTCTGGGAAATCATTTTGAGGTGGGGAAGAGGATATTGCTTGAATCATGATCTGGGTATTTTTGTGTCTACTCTAATTTGTTTCTCATATAAACTGAATGGACAAAAGTAGACTGACACCACTGTCCacaaatggttttttttttcttggtctGGGCCTATTTGTTGAACCAGGTCACTTTGTTCCTGTTAAGGACTcgactggcctgcacagagccctgacctgaGGCTTTTATAGAGGCATATTACAGTAATATCTAAATTACACCGAAGGTTTTGTGTcttgttgaaaaacaaactttgtcagaagaggagaaataaacTGATGGAGTGAAGTTACAtccaaattttctttttgtctcgtATGAACTCTGCTGTAAAGTCAGACAGGGATGCAGGATATTCAGTaaatgatttttctgtttttcagaaaacaaagacTACGATGCGTACCTGTCCTACACCAAAGTGGACCCGGACCAGTGGAGTCAAGAGACCAGGGAGGAGGAACGCTTTGCCCTGGAGATCCTCCCTGACGTCCTGGAGAAACATTACGGCTACAAACTCTTCATCCCAGATCGAGACCTGATTCCAACAGGAAGTAAGCACTGTGACCGGCTGTGTATACACGCtagcacacatactgtatgttcatgtaACATACCGTAGTGGAGTGTGAGggcattaacagctgctgtagctgctgtagtGTTTGCCAAAGTTTtaagtgtttgttgtgtgttgtttgtcttcagtgttgtttctcactgtcactgtcttgtgtttcagtgttttgtgctCGTAGGGCAGATTCCAGCTGAGTATATTCACAGTTGATGACTAGATGATTAATCCAGATTTCCAAATTAAGGCAAAAGGGAGaaaacaatcaaacacaatCAGCCCAGAACTGTCAGCCAGAACTGTGTTTCTTGTATCCCCTTAAACCTCTCCGGATGAAATGGGAAGATTATGGTATTTCTTCACTGGCTCTTCGCAGGCTATGTACTACAGATATTGGAACGCAGTGTGTAGTGTGTACCGAGAGCTGCTGTATTGAACAAATTTATCATCCTCCCTGATTTTCATCCATGCATTAATAAATCCATGAAAATTCTGTCTGAACATATTCTCATGCGTGCTAACTCTGCTTAGTAGTGCCAGTCTGTGCCAGCGGTACACAGTGTGCTCTAGTTAGTAgtgatgctgtgtgtttgtactgtagGCTTCTTGTGgaactgataaaacacaaacacgtcCTAGACAGAATTAAACATCAGTGGGAAATGTGCAAAGGCTCTGAGCCCTGCTGACTGAGCTGCCTCCTTTCCtttaatcaaaagaaaattgCCGCCAGCATCAGTGCCAAGCAAAATCGTTGTAGATGAATGTCCAATCAGGGAAACATGGAATGTGATTAATcatatgtgaaataaaaaagatgagtGAGAGGAGAGGCGGCCACTTTCTCGACTGTGTTGagtatgtttctgtgtctgtgtactgtGTTCTGCCTGTGAcctgaatgtgaaaatgtttatgtttaggTCTCACCAATGAGCATTACCAGGATGACACGCGACTCTTTGGAGGTACTCGCCCTCagtcttctcctctcctgtcagcTGCTGTCATTTACCTGCTCCAGTTTCAAAAAGACACTTAGAGTGGCTCTGTTGTTGTGATCTGAAACATCAGGCCAACTTCAATGGACAGCAACTCAGCTTAGTCTTATTGACTGTGTAGCTTTATCAATCTGACGCTATTTAGCGCAGCACTGGTCTTTGGGGCTGCTCTCCACTCAGACAATTGATTACAATACATAGAATAATACTTTACACTGCTTTAGAGCTAAAGACATATTCAACTTCACAAAGAACCATGATTTTAGATATgtgtctacacacacatatgcagttGCTGTCTTTCTGTTCACACTATAAACTACAGACTAAAATGAGTGCTAGAAAATAACCACCTGTCACTGTCTcgtgttttgtgtttggtgctgTGTCTTCATCTATCATTGTTCAGTGTTGTGGTCCTGCACTCATTTAACATCTTTaactcaaaacattttaaatgcacatTACTCAACTTTCTTGCCTCTCTcatgccttttttatttttcttttctttttttccttcagccTACATAGAGGATGTGGCACGCTGTGTCGACCAGAGCAAACGCCTCATTATAGTTATGACACCCAACTATGTGGTGCGGCGAGGCTGGAGCATCTTTGAGCTGGAGACGCGGCTGCGCAACATGCTGGTGACTGGCGAGATCAAAGTCATCCTGATCGAATGCGCCGAGTTGCGTGGCATCATGAACTACCAGGAGGTAGAGGCTCTTAAGCATACCATTAAAACCCTCACCGTCATCAAGTGGCGTGGCCCCAAGAGCAACAAGCTCAACTCCAAGTTCTGGAAGCAGCTGCAGTACGAGATGCCGTTCAGGCGCACAGTGCCCATGCTCACCCACGAGCCGGCGCTGGACGTCAGCGAGCAGGGCCCCTTCGGAGAGCTGCAGACCGTCTCCGCCATCTCCATGGCAGCAGCCACTTCCACCGCCATGGCCACCGCCCACCCTGAGCTGCGTTCCTCCTTCCACAACACCTACCACACCACCATGAGGCAGAAACACTACTACCGCAGCTACGAGTATGACATACCCCCAGGCGGGACCCTGccacctctctcttctctggGGAACCAGCACACCTACTGCAACATCCCTCTAACACTGCTGAATGGACAGAGGCCTCCTGGGAAGAGCCGAGAGC
This genomic interval from Seriola aureovittata isolate HTS-2021-v1 ecotype China chromosome 11, ASM2101889v1, whole genome shotgun sequence contains the following:
- the il1rapl1a gene encoding interleukin-1 receptor accessory protein-like 1-A isoform X1; translation: MMWGSFGGERPERRPLHEAVRKGGKMRPPSPLLILLYITLSKSVKVVSKRGSVDGCTDWSVDYLKYRVLQGEPVRLKCALFYGYIRANYSQAQSVGLSLMWYRSSGLGHSDFEEPISFDGVRMSKEEDAIWFRPADLQDVGLYSCVLRNSTYCMKVSMSLTVAENDTNLCYNSNMRRTEKAELSKSKDILCPDIDDYVEPGKELDITWYKECRPKQWRASIIQKRDILSIQEVKEDDIGNYTCEIQFGGFVVRRTTELTVTAPLTDKPPKILFPSENKISNMELQLGSALNLTCRAFFGYSGDVSPLIYWMKGEKFIEDLDEERVQESDIKVVKEHLGEQEVAISLTIDSLEEEDLGNYSCYVENGNGRRQATIQLFRRAELMYTVELAGGLGAILLLLIFLISLYKCYKIELMLFYRRHFGSEDVDGENKDYDAYLSYTKVDPDQWSQETREEERFALEILPDVLEKHYGYKLFIPDRDLIPTGSLTNEHYQDDTRLFGAYIEDVARCVDQSKRLIIVMTPNYVVRRGWSIFELETRLRNMLVTGEIKVILIECAELRGIMNYQEVEALKHTIKTLTVIKWRGPKSNKLNSKFWKQLQYEMPFRRTVPMLTHEPALDVSEQGPFGELQTVSAISMAAATSTAMATAHPELRSSFHNTYHTTMRQKHYYRSYEYDIPPGGTLPPLSSLGNQHTYCNIPLTLLNGQRPPGKSREHSLEEAHANNAMLPLLPRETSISSVIW
- the il1rapl1a gene encoding interleukin-1 receptor accessory protein-like 1-A isoform X2, which translates into the protein MMWGSFGGERPERRPLHEAVRKGGKMRPPSPLLILLYITLSKSVKVVSKRGSVDGCTDWSVDYLKYRVLQGEPVRLKCALFYGYIRANYSQAQSVGLSLMWYRSSGLGHSDFEEPISFDGVRMSKEEDAIWFRPADLQDVGLYSCVLRNSTYCMKVSMSLTVAENDTNLCYNSNMRRTEKAELSKSKDILCPDIDDYVEPGKELDITWYKECRPKQWRASIIQKRDILSIQEVKEDDIGNYTCEIQFGGFVVRRTTELTVTAPLTDKPPKILFPSENKISNMELQLGSALNLTCRAFFGYSGDVSPLIYWMKGEKFIEDLDEERVQESDIKVVKEHLGEQEVAISLTIDSLEEEDLGNYSCYVENGNGRRQATIQLFRRELMYTVELAGGLGAILLLLIFLISLYKCYKIELMLFYRRHFGSEDVDGENKDYDAYLSYTKVDPDQWSQETREEERFALEILPDVLEKHYGYKLFIPDRDLIPTGSLTNEHYQDDTRLFGAYIEDVARCVDQSKRLIIVMTPNYVVRRGWSIFELETRLRNMLVTGEIKVILIECAELRGIMNYQEVEALKHTIKTLTVIKWRGPKSNKLNSKFWKQLQYEMPFRRTVPMLTHEPALDVSEQGPFGELQTVSAISMAAATSTAMATAHPELRSSFHNTYHTTMRQKHYYRSYEYDIPPGGTLPPLSSLGNQHTYCNIPLTLLNGQRPPGKSREHSLEEAHANNAMLPLLPRETSISSVIW
- the il1rapl1a gene encoding interleukin-1 receptor accessory protein-like 1-A isoform X6; translation: MRPPSPLLILLYITLSKSVKVVSKRGSVDGCTDWSVDYLKYRVLQGEPVRLKCALFYGYIRANYSQAQSVGLSLMWYRSSGLGHSDFEEPISFDGVRMSKEEDAIWFRPADLQDVGLYSCVLRNSTYCMKVSMSLTVAENDTNLCYNSNMRRTEKAELSKSKDILCPDIDDYVEPGKELDITWYKECRPKQWRASIIQKRDILSIQEVKEDDIGNYTCEIQFGGFVVRRTTELTVTAPLTDKPPKILFPSENKISNMELQLGSALNLTCRAFFGYSGDVSPLIYWMKGEKFIEDLDEERVQESDIKVVKEHLGEQEVAISLTIDSLEEEDLGNYSCYVENGNGRRQATIQLFRRAELMYTVELAGGLGAILLLLIFLISLYKCYKIELMLFYRRHFGSEDVDGENKDYDAYLSYTKVDPDQWSQETREEERFALEILPDVLEKHYGYKLFIPDRDLIPTGSLTNEHYQDDTRLFGAYIEDVARCVDQSKRLIIVMTPNYVVRRGWSIFELETRLRNMLVTGEIKVILIECAELRGIMNYQEVEALKHTIKTLTVIKWRGPKSNKLNSKFWKQLQYEMPFRRTVPMLTHEPALDVSEQGPFGELQTVSAISMAAATSTAMATAHPELRSSFHNTYHTTMRQKHYYRSYEYDIPPGGTLPPLSSLGNQHTYCNIPLTLLNGQRPPGKSREHSLEEAHANNAMLPLLPRETSISSVIW
- the il1rapl1a gene encoding interleukin-1 receptor accessory protein-like 1-A isoform X4, yielding MTQAVRKGGKMRPPSPLLILLYITLSKSVKVVSKRGSVDGCTDWSVDYLKYRVLQGEPVRLKCALFYGYIRANYSQAQSVGLSLMWYRSSGLGHSDFEEPISFDGVRMSKEEDAIWFRPADLQDVGLYSCVLRNSTYCMKVSMSLTVAENDTNLCYNSNMRRTEKAELSKSKDILCPDIDDYVEPGKELDITWYKECRPKQWRASIIQKRDILSIQEVKEDDIGNYTCEIQFGGFVVRRTTELTVTAPLTDKPPKILFPSENKISNMELQLGSALNLTCRAFFGYSGDVSPLIYWMKGEKFIEDLDEERVQESDIKVVKEHLGEQEVAISLTIDSLEEEDLGNYSCYVENGNGRRQATIQLFRRAELMYTVELAGGLGAILLLLIFLISLYKCYKIELMLFYRRHFGSEDVDGENKDYDAYLSYTKVDPDQWSQETREEERFALEILPDVLEKHYGYKLFIPDRDLIPTGSLTNEHYQDDTRLFGAYIEDVARCVDQSKRLIIVMTPNYVVRRGWSIFELETRLRNMLVTGEIKVILIECAELRGIMNYQEVEALKHTIKTLTVIKWRGPKSNKLNSKFWKQLQYEMPFRRTVPMLTHEPALDVSEQGPFGELQTVSAISMAAATSTAMATAHPELRSSFHNTYHTTMRQKHYYRSYEYDIPPGGTLPPLSSLGNQHTYCNIPLTLLNGQRPPGKSREHSLEEAHANNAMLPLLPRETSISSVIW